The following coding sequences lie in one Sulfitobacter sp. D7 genomic window:
- a CDS encoding tyrosine-type recombinase/integrase, translating into MDTEIEKSTSTPSDKLDACVGEGDQEKSDSITLPSHVAGSGTVDQLVETARSYAKQAASENTLKAYAKDWAHFTRWCRLKGTDPLPPSPEMIGLYLANLAAPTGKAPALSVSTIDRRLSGLGWNYTQRGFTLDRKNRHIASVLAGIKRRHARPPVRKEAIMADDILAMVGSLPFDLRGLRDRAILLLGYAGGLRRSEIVSLDVHKDDTPDSGGWIKIFDKGALLTLNAKTGWREVEIGRGSSDQTCPVQALEQWLHFAKIDFGPVFVGTSRDGKCASETRLNDKHVARLIKRTVLDAGIRSELSEKERLALFSGHSLRAGLASSAEVDERYVQKHLGHASAEMTRRYQRRRDRFRVNLTKAAGL; encoded by the coding sequence ATGGACACAGAGATCGAGAAATCGACGTCAACGCCCTCTGACAAACTTGATGCTTGCGTCGGCGAGGGCGATCAAGAGAAAAGTGATAGCATCACCTTGCCCTCGCATGTGGCTGGTTCAGGCACCGTCGATCAGCTGGTAGAAACCGCACGCAGCTATGCAAAGCAGGCGGCCTCTGAGAATACCCTGAAGGCCTATGCGAAAGACTGGGCGCACTTTACCCGCTGGTGCAGACTGAAGGGAACGGACCCTTTGCCGCCTTCACCCGAGATGATCGGGCTCTACCTCGCCAACCTGGCGGCACCCACGGGAAAGGCCCCTGCCCTCTCAGTCTCGACAATCGATCGCCGTCTTTCTGGCCTTGGCTGGAACTACACTCAGCGCGGCTTCACCCTTGATCGTAAGAACCGCCACATCGCCTCCGTGCTTGCCGGGATCAAGCGCAGGCACGCGCGACCGCCGGTTCGGAAAGAAGCAATCATGGCCGACGATATACTCGCTATGGTGGGCAGCCTTCCCTTCGATCTGCGTGGGTTGCGGGACCGCGCGATCCTGCTGTTGGGATACGCGGGGGGTCTGCGCCGATCCGAAATCGTCAGCCTCGACGTGCACAAGGACGACACGCCGGATTCTGGTGGCTGGATTAAGATCTTCGACAAAGGCGCCCTGCTCACGCTCAACGCGAAGACCGGCTGGCGCGAGGTCGAGATTGGCCGCGGCTCCAGCGATCAAACCTGCCCGGTCCAGGCGCTGGAACAATGGCTGCACTTTGCAAAGATCGACTTCGGCCCTGTCTTCGTCGGCACCTCGCGGGATGGCAAGTGCGCATCTGAAACACGCCTGAACGACAAACATGTCGCACGACTGATCAAGCGCACGGTCCTCGACGCCGGCATCCGATCCGAACTGTCCGAAAAAGAGCGCCTGGCGCTGTTTTCCGGCCATTCCTTGCGCGCCGGTCTCGCGAGCTCTGCCGAAGTCGATGAGCGCTACGTCCAAAAGCATCTTGGTCACGCCTCAGCCGAAATGACCCGCCGCTATCAGCGTCGCCGCGACCGGTTCCGCGTAAACCTGACCAAGGCTGCGGGGCTGTAA
- a CDS encoding DEAD/DEAH box helicase has product MTTPWTLIDWVNPGLLGYRKEFQKLFRTPIEKHGDAVAQSRLNRRLRPFMLRRTKEQVATELPPKTEILERVELPKPQQALYEAVRSTMDARVREAISARGLAAAQITVLDALLKLRQVCCDPALVKTDAARAVANSAKRSRLRELLAELVAEGRRVLVFSQFVEMLRLIEADLAAAGIPHLTLTGQTQKRADVLESFAKGTAPVFLLSLKAGGLGLTLTEADTVILYDPWWNPAVERQAMDRTHRIGQDKPVFVHRLVAAGTVEEKILDMQSRKQALVDALFDKDGGQAGPLLDEAILEDLFAPLGV; this is encoded by the coding sequence TTGACAACGCCTTGGACACTGATCGACTGGGTGAATCCGGGTCTTCTGGGGTATAGAAAAGAGTTTCAGAAACTGTTTCGCACCCCGATCGAAAAGCATGGTGACGCGGTCGCACAATCGCGTCTCAACCGTCGGCTGCGCCCCTTCATGCTGCGTCGCACCAAGGAGCAGGTCGCAACCGAACTTCCTCCTAAGACCGAAATCCTGGAACGGGTGGAGCTGCCAAAGCCGCAGCAAGCGCTTTATGAAGCCGTACGCAGCACCATGGATGCCCGGGTGCGCGAGGCGATCAGCGCCCGTGGTCTGGCCGCAGCGCAGATTACCGTGCTCGATGCGCTGCTCAAGCTGCGGCAGGTGTGCTGCGACCCGGCGCTGGTCAAGACTGACGCGGCGCGCGCGGTGGCGAACAGCGCCAAACGCTCGCGATTGCGTGAATTGCTGGCCGAGCTTGTGGCCGAGGGTCGCCGCGTTCTGGTGTTTTCGCAATTCGTTGAAATGCTGCGTCTGATCGAAGCGGATCTGGCCGCCGCCGGCATCCCCCATCTGACGTTGACGGGCCAGACGCAAAAGCGTGCCGATGTACTGGAAAGCTTCGCGAAAGGCACTGCGCCGGTTTTCCTGCTTAGCCTGAAAGCCGGTGGTCTTGGGCTGACCTTGACCGAGGCGGATACGGTGATCCTTTATGACCCATGGTGGAACCCAGCTGTGGAGCGTCAGGCCATGGACCGCACCCATCGCATAGGTCAGGACAAACCGGTATTCGTGCATCGTCTGGTCGCCGCAGGCACAGTAGAGGAAAAGATACTTGACATGCAGTCGCGCAAACAGGCGCTGGTCGACGCCTTGTTCGACAAGGATGGGGGACAGGCTGGCCCGTTGCTGGACGAGGCGATACTGGAAGATCTGTTTGCGCCGCTCGGGGTGTGA
- a CDS encoding IS6 family transposase — translation MSTTVSYKRHRFPPEIITHAVWLYVRFNLSLREVEEMLLNRGVDVSYETIRRWAAKFAPQIARNLRRRQARPGDIWHLDEVVVTISGRKFWLWRAVDQNGLVLEEILQSRRDKRAAKRLLKALIKRFGLPKRIVTDKLRSYGAAKREVASGLEHRSHKGLNNRAENSHLPFRKRERCMQGFRSPGGLQRFVACHTAVRNRFSVPASRRSANATRYHRIEAFDAWKGAASI, via the coding sequence ATGAGTACGACTGTCAGCTACAAGCGCCACCGTTTTCCGCCAGAGATCATCACGCACGCGGTTTGGCTTTATGTGCGTTTCAACCTCTCCCTACGCGAGGTCGAGGAAATGCTCCTGAACCGTGGCGTCGACGTTTCCTATGAGACGATCCGGCGTTGGGCGGCGAAATTTGCCCCTCAAATTGCCCGGAATTTGCGTCGACGCCAGGCCCGTCCCGGCGATATCTGGCATCTCGATGAGGTTGTGGTAACGATATCGGGGCGGAAGTTCTGGCTCTGGCGCGCGGTCGATCAGAACGGGCTTGTTCTGGAGGAAATCCTGCAATCCAGACGCGACAAGCGTGCCGCAAAGCGTCTTTTGAAGGCGCTGATCAAGCGGTTTGGCTTGCCCAAACGGATCGTCACAGACAAGCTGCGATCCTACGGAGCGGCCAAACGTGAAGTCGCATCCGGTCTCGAACATCGTTCCCACAAGGGCTTGAACAACAGGGCGGAAAACAGCCATCTACCGTTTCGAAAACGAGAGCGTTGCATGCAAGGATTTCGCTCTCCGGGCGGGTTGCAACGGTTTGTAGCCTGCCACACTGCCGTCCGAAACCGTTTCTCAGTTCCCGCCAGCCGCCGTTCCGCAAACGCAACACGCTATCATCGAATCGAAGCCTTCGACGCTTGGAAGGGCGCCGCGAGCATCTGA
- a CDS encoding argonaute/piwi family protein, producing the protein MSDFKTKIFPEPELEFGDQHHHPDPRLGLLQAGPLQTNLGDAIKVGVVGSALTVEKSGEFLNAIEDGFEGKTEKHPNLHPDFPGLRNQNPYRCRFEMVAAEDGVLTKGQLEKIAKEPSDARAVEMAVDAVMEQLEKLEAHHERPDVVMVSLPVKLIERVWRNEQARDDEVVEDEAAEAKAGKETSPNFRGLLKARAMNLRFSIQIVWEDVINPDAKIPRKIKVNSDRQTQDRADLAWNLMTTLYYKGSGKVPWRRLPEEGEFTACYIGISFFKDAETDEIWTSAAQMFDERGRGFILRGGPAQSESRGRHPFLTIDEAHKLTESALAAYKSVHRTMPARVIVMKTSRFREDEAEGVGKALDEVGVELRDLVWIHESYSVKVLRDGDFPVLRGTFVELDGNGLLYTNGSIPYYGTYPGLYVPNPLLLCPHPQSESTIEQIAKEVFSLTKVNWNSTQMNQRLPIPIRAARKVGDVLKYVPSGQTVSSDYRKYI; encoded by the coding sequence ATGAGCGACTTCAAGACAAAAATCTTCCCGGAGCCTGAACTGGAATTTGGTGACCAACACCATCATCCTGATCCGCGATTGGGGTTGCTACAGGCGGGCCCGCTGCAAACGAACCTGGGGGACGCGATCAAAGTTGGCGTTGTTGGCAGCGCTCTGACCGTCGAAAAATCAGGCGAGTTCCTGAATGCGATCGAAGATGGGTTCGAGGGTAAGACCGAAAAGCACCCGAACCTGCACCCGGACTTCCCTGGGTTGAGAAACCAGAACCCCTATCGGTGCCGGTTTGAAATGGTGGCTGCCGAAGATGGAGTGCTGACGAAAGGTCAGCTCGAGAAGATTGCCAAGGAACCGAGCGATGCGCGTGCTGTGGAGATGGCCGTCGATGCAGTTATGGAGCAATTGGAAAAGCTGGAGGCGCATCATGAACGGCCGGACGTGGTCATGGTTTCGCTCCCTGTCAAGCTGATCGAACGGGTCTGGAGGAACGAGCAGGCGCGCGATGACGAGGTCGTAGAGGACGAAGCGGCCGAGGCGAAAGCTGGTAAGGAAACCTCTCCGAACTTCCGCGGCTTGCTCAAGGCCAGAGCGATGAATCTCAGATTCTCAATTCAGATTGTCTGGGAGGATGTCATCAACCCCGATGCCAAGATCCCTCGCAAGATCAAGGTGAACTCTGACCGCCAAACCCAAGATCGGGCTGATCTCGCATGGAACCTTATGACAACGCTCTACTACAAGGGCAGCGGCAAGGTGCCCTGGCGCAGATTGCCGGAAGAAGGCGAGTTCACCGCCTGTTACATTGGCATCAGCTTCTTCAAGGATGCCGAAACCGACGAGATATGGACCAGTGCTGCGCAAATGTTCGACGAGCGGGGCAGGGGGTTCATTCTTAGAGGCGGTCCTGCGCAGTCAGAGTCGCGGGGTCGCCACCCGTTCCTCACTATCGATGAGGCTCACAAGCTCACCGAGAGCGCCTTGGCCGCCTACAAGTCGGTCCATAGAACGATGCCGGCACGCGTGATCGTCATGAAGACGTCGCGCTTTCGCGAGGACGAGGCCGAGGGTGTTGGCAAGGCGCTCGACGAGGTAGGTGTGGAACTGCGCGATCTCGTTTGGATTCATGAGAGCTATTCAGTCAAGGTGCTGCGCGACGGCGACTTCCCTGTCCTCCGCGGCACCTTCGTTGAACTGGACGGCAATGGGCTGCTCTATACCAACGGCAGCATTCCCTACTATGGGACCTATCCTGGCCTCTATGTCCCGAACCCCCTGTTGCTCTGTCCGCACCCGCAAAGCGAGAGCACGATCGAACAGATTGCGAAGGAAGTTTTCAGCCTCACGAAGGTGAACTGGAACTCGACCCAGATGAACCAACGCTTGCCGATTCCGATCCGAGCAGCCCGTAAGGTTGGTGACGTGTTGAAATACGTTCCCTCGGGGCAAACGGTCAGCAGTGACTATCGGAAGTACATTTAG
- a CDS encoding helix-turn-helix domain-containing protein, which produces MGYATEHIAESLKAARERKGLSQRALSAKAGVPQSHISKIENGAVDLRLSSLVELARVLDLELTLVPRKKLPAVRAIIRGDDDGHRDVQSARKATNLLQRIDDQIAALPSETLSEIVVQELQRRARELMHFKLSADDLVQLQEASAAIQEFLSDPRNLEAVEQAQSRLRMLRNALAHGAGVSAPSLPRPAYRLDGDDRG; this is translated from the coding sequence ATGGGTTACGCAACAGAGCACATAGCAGAGTCGCTCAAAGCCGCACGGGAACGCAAGGGGCTCTCTCAGCGCGCGCTCAGTGCGAAGGCTGGGGTTCCACAGAGCCACATCTCCAAGATCGAGAACGGGGCGGTCGATCTGCGTCTGTCCAGCCTGGTCGAGCTTGCACGTGTACTTGATCTGGAATTGACTCTGGTCCCGCGCAAGAAGCTGCCTGCCGTTCGGGCGATCATTCGCGGTGATGATGATGGTCACCGTGACGTTCAGAGCGCGCGTAAGGCGACGAACCTATTGCAGCGCATTGATGACCAGATAGCAGCGCTTCCCAGTGAAACGCTCTCTGAGATTGTCGTTCAGGAGTTGCAGCGCCGGGCGCGCGAATTGATGCACTTCAAGCTTTCAGCCGATGATCTTGTTCAGTTGCAAGAAGCCTCTGCTGCCATCCAGGAGTTCCTGAGTGATCCGCGCAACTTGGAAGCGGTCGAGCAGGCGCAGAGCCGGTTGCGCATGTTGCGCAACGCACTCGCCCATGGCGCGGGTGTATCTGCACCATCCTTGCCGCGTCCGGCCTATCGTCTGGACGGCGACGACCGTGGCTGA